Proteins encoded in a region of the Elusimicrobiota bacterium genome:
- the pgaB gene encoding Poly-beta-1,6-N-acetyl-D-glucosamine N-deacetylase, translating to MISALVSGLAVAAVGALSARWNWWRPSRPGIPILMYHKVGDPPEGSQLKKLWVSTDVFRNQLAYLAEHQYTPITFRELYAHWDNNHPLPPRPVIITFDDGYANNYENAFPILRDFGFKAVLFVVVQTVGWDNRWHDPKSETRINMISWAQLKDLQKAGWEIGSHTMNHPNLQKIEMKEVKVEMEKSRSIITEFLEEAPHTFAYPYGSGEDVPSIREKVKEVGYRIAVGVHAGKWNLDQIKNSPYNLPRVFVRGDDTMIDFHLQLTRGQSRL from the coding sequence ATGATCTCGGCTTTGGTTTCAGGTCTTGCTGTTGCGGCGGTGGGCGCTTTAAGCGCGCGTTGGAACTGGTGGCGTCCGTCTCGGCCAGGCATTCCCATTCTCATGTATCACAAGGTGGGGGACCCTCCAGAAGGTTCCCAATTAAAAAAGTTGTGGGTTTCGACGGATGTTTTTCGCAATCAGTTGGCTTACTTGGCTGAACATCAATACACACCTATAACATTCAGAGAATTGTACGCGCATTGGGACAACAATCATCCCCTTCCTCCCCGGCCCGTGATCATTACGTTTGATGATGGGTACGCCAATAATTATGAAAATGCATTTCCCATCCTTAGAGATTTCGGATTTAAGGCCGTTCTTTTTGTGGTGGTTCAAACCGTTGGTTGGGACAATCGCTGGCATGATCCAAAATCTGAAACTCGGATCAACATGATTTCTTGGGCGCAACTCAAAGATCTCCAGAAAGCGGGATGGGAAATTGGGTCTCACACCATGAATCATCCGAATCTCCAGAAAATTGAAATGAAAGAAGTTAAGGTTGAGATGGAAAAAAGCCGATCCATCATCACGGAATTTTTAGAAGAAGCGCCTCACACCTTTGCCTATCCCTACGGCTCGGGTGAAGATGTTCCGAGCATTCGAGAAAAAGTCAAAGAGGTGGGATACCGAATCGCGGTGGGAGTTCATGCGGGCAAGTGGAATCTGGACCAAATCAAAAACTCTCCCTACAACTTGCCACGTGTGTTTGTTCGCGGGGATGACACCATGATTGACTTTCATCTTCAACTGACCCGCGGTCAATCCAGGTTATAA
- the lpxK gene encoding Tetraacyldisaccharide 4'-kinase, producing the protein MVSIGNLTWGGTGKTPILIYMARGLKERGVQPAILTRGYGVDEVTLMKEKCPGVCLGVGPQRLKSAEQLLKTNSLDVFLLDDGFQHWRLRRNLDIVCIDATSHLEDDCLLPAGSLREPLAALARADLIVITRSHLVSSMDLEKLRALIHSKNPSSPILTGQFKSQLRQMKGSHIVPWNFIKGKRVVALSAIGNPDAFEKELAMEGAQIVPLRYRDHFNYQPHDAEKIKNAVEKLGGLLVTTEKDWVKLKQWDLDALVVEQTFSFQEKDESKFWEVLKRVIS; encoded by the coding sequence GTGGTTTCAATTGGGAACCTCACCTGGGGGGGCACAGGAAAAACGCCGATCCTCATCTATATGGCACGGGGACTAAAAGAACGGGGCGTTCAACCCGCCATTTTGACCCGGGGGTATGGCGTTGATGAAGTCACTCTGATGAAAGAAAAGTGCCCTGGCGTTTGTTTGGGAGTGGGCCCCCAACGGTTAAAGAGTGCCGAACAGTTGCTCAAAACCAACTCCCTTGATGTTTTTCTGTTGGATGATGGGTTCCAGCATTGGCGGCTTCGCCGAAATTTAGACATCGTGTGTATTGATGCCACTTCCCATTTGGAAGATGATTGTTTGTTGCCAGCAGGATCTCTCCGGGAACCTTTGGCGGCATTGGCGAGAGCAGATCTAATTGTTATCACCCGTTCTCACTTGGTTTCATCCATGGATTTGGAAAAACTACGAGCGCTTATCCACTCAAAAAATCCCTCCAGCCCCATTCTCACAGGGCAGTTCAAAAGTCAATTGCGCCAAATGAAGGGTTCACATATTGTGCCGTGGAACTTTATCAAAGGAAAAAGGGTGGTGGCCTTGTCAGCCATTGGGAATCCTGACGCCTTTGAAAAAGAATTGGCCATGGAAGGGGCTCAAATCGTTCCGCTGAGATATCGTGATCATTTTAATTATCAACCCCACGACGCGGAAAAAATAAAGAACGCGGTCGAAAAACTGGGGGGGCTGTTGGTCACCACAGAGAAAGATTGGGTCAAATTAAAGCAGTGGGATTTGGACGCGTTGGTTGTCGAACAGACTTTTTCATTTCAAGAAAAAGACGAATCAAAGTTTTGGGAAGTTTTGAAAAGGGTGATATCTTGA
- the lpxL_1 gene encoding Lipid A biosynthesis lauroyltransferase, with amino-acid sequence MGSFEKGDILKRLKHVAEFVLVKLLDGFFCSLPFPLAIQLGMGLGVFLSKIIPKRNALILSNLERAFPEMPENERHRTAWAVWKNLGRVAVEFLRLQEILKNSKKFPFIWEGVDQLDNFVKQKTGVILLAAHYCNWEVLGAAIAARFPEFTAIARPMRNPYVEEWVQKKRGLGGTRIILHRQAVKASLKWIKAHHMIGILIDQNLYTGGEFVSFFGRPAATTTLPALLHARTQAPVIITYVEREGAGFRARFTPPILPPPQITGENSIKAHTQAISDNIENIIRRYPENWFWVHNRWKRKKD; translated from the coding sequence TTGGGAAGTTTTGAAAAGGGTGATATCTTGAAACGTTTGAAACATGTGGCAGAGTTTGTTTTGGTGAAACTCCTGGATGGTTTTTTTTGTTCGCTTCCATTCCCCTTGGCCATACAGCTTGGGATGGGATTGGGAGTTTTTCTCTCCAAAATTATTCCCAAGCGAAACGCGCTTATCTTGTCCAATTTGGAACGGGCTTTTCCAGAAATGCCTGAAAATGAGCGTCACCGAACCGCCTGGGCGGTTTGGAAAAACTTGGGACGCGTGGCTGTTGAATTTTTGCGGCTTCAGGAGATTCTTAAGAATTCCAAGAAATTTCCTTTCATTTGGGAAGGAGTGGATCAACTGGATAACTTCGTAAAACAGAAGACCGGAGTCATTCTATTGGCGGCCCATTATTGTAATTGGGAGGTCCTTGGCGCCGCCATTGCCGCCCGTTTTCCTGAGTTTACCGCGATCGCGCGCCCCATGCGAAACCCCTATGTGGAAGAATGGGTTCAAAAGAAAAGAGGTTTGGGAGGGACAAGAATTATTCTTCATCGTCAAGCGGTGAAGGCCTCTCTCAAGTGGATCAAGGCCCATCATATGATTGGAATACTCATCGATCAGAATCTTTATACGGGAGGGGAATTTGTGTCCTTTTTTGGTCGGCCAGCCGCTACAACCACCTTGCCGGCTTTGCTTCATGCGAGAACCCAAGCCCCTGTCATCATCACCTATGTTGAGCGAGAAGGCGCTGGATTTCGAGCTCGATTCACGCCCCCCATTTTGCCCCCGCCTCAAATTACGGGTGAGAATTCCATTAAAGCGCACACCCAGGCCATATCAGACAATATCGAGAATATTATTCGACGATATCCCGAAAACTGGTTTTGGGTTCATAACCGATGGAAACGGAAAAAAGATTGA
- the rfaF_2 gene encoding ADP-heptose--LPS heptosyltransferase 2 — protein METEKRLREEPSPKKILVVALDNLGDAVMASASLRLIKEIFPESHVGFWVKEYVADLFAGHSLIDSLHAADPFWDKSPGHAKGGLRKFFRVWRDIKKAKYDRVYLLNTEWRRALCCWLAGIPERVGYDRRKSRFFLSHPQTFSETAHHMIDIHLDLIQRDAEKNKSQQYLPFLEVTEKEEGWWRGWSQEKKFQNGKIMALHFFSGDVEKNWPLSSWGKLIQLLFQEYPSFKFLVLVGPDEESRLDGLREVLSKSQVEILSPTLGQLKELLSHACLYIGGDSGPGHVAGALGTSVISLFGSTDPSRYRPQGKGRFKVLQKIPLRSLSVQEVFEEIKKITHV, from the coding sequence ATGGAAACGGAAAAAAGATTGAGAGAAGAACCCAGTCCAAAAAAGATTTTGGTGGTTGCCTTGGATAATTTGGGGGATGCGGTCATGGCTTCTGCCTCGTTAAGGCTCATCAAGGAGATTTTTCCTGAGTCTCATGTGGGTTTTTGGGTCAAAGAATATGTGGCTGATTTGTTTGCGGGGCATTCCTTGATTGACTCCTTGCATGCTGCTGATCCCTTTTGGGACAAATCCCCCGGACATGCAAAAGGAGGTCTGAGAAAATTTTTTCGTGTTTGGAGAGATATCAAAAAGGCGAAATATGACCGTGTGTATTTGCTCAATACAGAATGGCGCCGCGCGTTGTGTTGTTGGCTGGCGGGTATCCCAGAACGGGTGGGGTACGATCGGCGAAAAAGCCGATTTTTTTTAAGCCACCCCCAGACCTTTTCTGAAACCGCTCATCATATGATTGATATCCATTTGGATTTAATCCAGCGGGACGCTGAGAAAAATAAGAGCCAACAATATCTTCCGTTTCTCGAGGTAACAGAAAAAGAGGAAGGTTGGTGGCGGGGATGGTCACAGGAAAAGAAGTTTCAGAACGGGAAAATAATGGCGCTTCACTTCTTTTCTGGAGATGTGGAAAAAAATTGGCCTCTTTCTTCCTGGGGAAAACTCATTCAGCTTTTATTTCAGGAATATCCATCGTTTAAATTCTTGGTTTTGGTGGGGCCTGACGAAGAATCAAGGCTTGATGGCCTGCGAGAAGTTCTCTCAAAATCTCAAGTGGAAATATTGTCACCCACCTTGGGACAGCTAAAAGAACTCCTGTCTCATGCTTGTTTATATATCGGAGGAGATTCGGGGCCCGGTCATGTGGCGGGAGCGCTGGGAACGTCTGTGATTTCACTTTTTGGTTCCACCGATCCCAGTCGTTACCGACCCCAGGGGAAGGGGCGGTTTAAGGTGCTTCAGAAAATTCCCTTGCGTTCACTTTCTGTGCAGGAAGTGTTTGAAGAAATAAAAAAAATCACTCATGTATAA
- the gmhB gene encoding D-glycero-beta-D-manno-heptose-1,7-bisphosphate 7-phosphatase, translated as MKKLKPAVFLDRDGTLIDERGYLSDPEKIFFYPCVYEALRNLHRAGFRLVVITNQSGVGRGYFSLKQLSKINQRFKKILAKKGARVDGIYFCPHHPEAGCLCRKPGVALARRAARDLNLDLKRSFVIGDQMTDMNMSSKLNIPGVLVLTGFGRSNRLKAKGVAKKITSNISTAARWILSFPQFR; from the coding sequence ATGAAGAAGCTTAAGCCGGCGGTATTTCTTGACAGGGATGGCACTCTCATTGATGAGCGTGGCTATTTATCGGATCCCGAAAAAATTTTCTTTTATCCTTGTGTTTACGAAGCGTTGCGAAATCTTCATCGCGCGGGGTTTCGACTTGTGGTGATCACCAATCAATCCGGGGTGGGAAGAGGTTATTTTTCACTTAAGCAACTCTCGAAAATAAATCAGCGGTTTAAAAAGATTTTGGCTAAAAAAGGGGCTCGGGTTGATGGTATTTATTTTTGCCCGCACCACCCAGAAGCGGGTTGCCTTTGTCGAAAACCGGGCGTTGCTTTGGCGCGCCGAGCCGCGCGCGATTTAAATTTGGACCTCAAAAGGTCATTTGTCATTGGGGATCAAATGACCGATATGAACATGTCTTCCAAACTTAACATTCCCGGGGTGTTGGTGCTGACAGGATTTGGTCGTTCCAATCGACTTAAAGCAAAGGGGGTGGCTAAAAAAATAACAAGCAATATTTCCACCGCCGCGAGATGGATACTTTCCTTCCCTCAATTTAGGTAG
- the hldE_1 gene encoding Bifunctional protein HldE — protein sequence MKIKRNPKVDSGLANWVKQFKEVPVLVVGDLMVDLSYRGPAERISPEAPVPVIHVQEFLFMPGGAGNVVNNLAVLGARPTLVSLVGDDKSGKDIGEDLRRRGIDVTPVLVDNSRPTITKHRVFAGHQQVARFDFEKRGAVSKELGEKILNSLKRLIPQQKAVVISDYGKGLITPEVIRTCLRAAKLHHIPVIVDPKIENFLSYKGVDCITPNTKEAVEGMRVFSPKTEQELLSLGLKILKKLKCNSLLITRGEKGMTLFDSHVAPRTIPALAQEVYDVTGAGDTVVSTFSLARAVGAPHFIAAQLANLAASLVVAKVGTAVVSQQELLERIKHRP from the coding sequence ATGAAAATAAAAAGGAACCCGAAGGTAGATTCGGGCTTGGCCAATTGGGTCAAACAATTTAAAGAGGTGCCGGTCCTGGTGGTGGGTGACCTGATGGTGGACTTGTCTTACCGTGGACCGGCGGAGAGGATTTCACCCGAAGCTCCTGTTCCTGTCATTCATGTTCAAGAGTTTTTGTTTATGCCAGGAGGAGCCGGAAATGTTGTTAACAACTTGGCGGTTCTGGGGGCTCGTCCGACCCTGGTCTCGTTGGTCGGAGACGACAAATCTGGCAAAGATATCGGAGAAGATTTAAGACGTCGAGGGATTGACGTGACCCCTGTGCTGGTTGATAACAGTCGGCCCACCATCACCAAACACCGCGTTTTTGCCGGTCATCAACAAGTGGCGCGTTTTGATTTTGAAAAGCGCGGAGCTGTATCGAAAGAGTTGGGGGAGAAAATATTAAATTCCTTAAAGCGACTCATTCCTCAACAGAAGGCCGTTGTGATCTCTGATTACGGCAAGGGCCTGATTACCCCCGAGGTGATTCGAACCTGTTTACGAGCGGCCAAACTCCATCATATTCCTGTTATTGTGGACCCCAAAATTGAGAATTTTTTGTCCTATAAAGGGGTTGACTGCATCACCCCCAACACCAAAGAGGCTGTTGAAGGGATGCGAGTTTTTTCTCCCAAAACTGAACAAGAGCTTCTGTCGCTGGGTTTAAAAATCCTTAAGAAACTCAAATGCAATTCTTTATTGATTACCCGGGGTGAGAAAGGGATGACTCTTTTTGATTCTCATGTCGCTCCTCGGACCATTCCGGCCTTGGCTCAAGAAGTGTATGACGTCACTGGCGCGGGCGACACGGTGGTGTCTACTTTTTCTTTGGCTCGTGCCGTGGGGGCGCCCCATTTTATCGCGGCTCAATTGGCCAACTTGGCCGCCAGCCTGGTTGTGGCCAAGGTGGGCACAGCGGTGGTCAGTCAGCAAGAGCTCTTGGAGAGAATTAAACATCGACCATGA
- the kdsB_1 gene encoding 3-deoxy-manno-octulosonate cytidylyltransferase: protein MSVLGVIPARYASTRFPGKPLAMIHGKPMIAWVYERARRALPQVVVATDDQRIKTAVENFGGRAIMTPRSLQSGTERMAYVARKMKVSYYVNVQGDEPLIRAGTIRAAVALSMKRKAIATPVTDLAFQDFNNENVVKVAVGHHGRALYFSRAPIPYPRNQMAGITPLKHVGLYVYPRKDLLRFVSLPSTPLEKTEMLEQLRALYYGIPIFVVKTKFDSMGVDTPADLRKVLKNWIKLNKEQ from the coding sequence ATGTCAGTTTTAGGGGTCATTCCTGCTCGATATGCCTCAACAAGATTTCCAGGGAAACCTTTGGCCATGATCCATGGCAAACCCATGATCGCGTGGGTTTATGAAAGAGCCAGGAGAGCGTTGCCCCAGGTGGTGGTCGCGACGGATGATCAACGGATCAAGACGGCGGTGGAAAATTTTGGTGGAAGGGCGATAATGACGCCTCGTTCGCTGCAAAGTGGAACTGAAAGAATGGCGTATGTAGCCCGAAAGATGAAAGTGTCCTATTACGTGAATGTTCAAGGTGATGAACCTTTGATTCGAGCGGGAACCATTCGAGCGGCTGTGGCCTTGTCAATGAAAAGGAAGGCGATCGCGACCCCGGTGACGGATTTGGCCTTTCAGGATTTCAATAATGAAAACGTGGTGAAAGTGGCGGTGGGGCACCACGGTCGAGCCTTATATTTTTCCAGAGCTCCCATTCCCTACCCACGAAATCAAATGGCCGGGATCACACCGTTGAAACATGTGGGACTCTATGTCTATCCTCGGAAAGATTTGTTACGGTTTGTCAGCCTTCCATCAACGCCATTGGAAAAGACCGAGATGCTTGAACAGTTGAGAGCCCTTTATTATGGGATCCCGATTTTTGTGGTCAAAACCAAATTCGACTCGATGGGAGTGGATACCCCGGCAGACTTGAGAAAAGTTCTAAAGAATTGGATCAAATTGAATAAGGAGCAGTGA
- the pyrG gene encoding CTP synthase: MTKYIFVTGGVVSSLGKGITAASLGRLLKARGFKVTMIKLDPYLNVDPGTMSPYQHGEVFVTTDGAETDLDLGHYERFLDQDMSRHNNCTTGKVYDTIIQQERRGEFLGKTVQVIPHVTNEIKRRIRQISDGFDFVLVEVGGTVGDIESLPFLEAIRQIRLDVGRDNVLYVHVTLIPYIRASEELKTKPTQHSVMKLREIGIEPDILVCRTDRELSRDIKEKLALFCSVVPEAVIEAHDVKSIYEVPLMFHRQGMDEQVLMLLRQRSGSIDLEKWRDLVETLSSPQSHVTIAVAGKYVGVKDAYKSIAEALLHGGVANKTKVEIRYVDVDGPDLEEELSGVHGILIPGGFGDRGIEGKINSVRIAREQKIPFFGICLGMQVACIEFARNVLNLRRANSTEFDAKTPNPIISLLEEQKKIKNLGGTMRLGLYPCHLNRGTLAYSLYGKSLIQERHRHRFEFNNHYRKNFAKHGMRVVGEFRKNHLPEIVELKGHPFFIGVQFHPEFQSRPLKAHPIFQGFVSAALKKSMGGL, encoded by the coding sequence ATGACGAAGTATATTTTCGTGACAGGCGGCGTTGTTTCTTCTTTGGGAAAAGGTATTACCGCGGCCTCTTTGGGTCGGCTTCTCAAGGCGCGCGGATTTAAAGTGACCATGATTAAGCTGGACCCCTATTTGAATGTGGATCCAGGGACGATGAGCCCTTATCAACATGGAGAAGTGTTTGTCACCACGGATGGAGCTGAAACAGATTTGGATTTGGGGCACTATGAAAGATTTTTGGATCAAGACATGTCCCGCCACAACAACTGCACAACTGGAAAGGTGTACGACACGATCATTCAGCAAGAACGGCGAGGAGAATTTCTTGGAAAAACGGTTCAAGTTATTCCCCATGTCACCAATGAAATAAAACGACGTATTCGCCAAATCTCAGATGGGTTCGATTTTGTTTTGGTCGAAGTGGGAGGAACGGTGGGCGACATCGAATCGTTGCCTTTCCTCGAAGCCATTCGCCAAATCAGGCTGGATGTGGGGCGGGACAATGTGCTCTATGTTCATGTGACCTTGATTCCCTATATTCGAGCTTCGGAAGAACTGAAAACCAAACCCACGCAGCATTCGGTTATGAAACTTCGAGAAATTGGGATCGAGCCGGATATTCTTGTTTGCCGGACGGATCGAGAACTCAGTCGAGATATCAAAGAAAAATTGGCTTTATTTTGCAGTGTTGTTCCTGAGGCGGTTATTGAAGCCCATGACGTTAAAAGTATTTACGAGGTCCCGCTCATGTTTCATCGTCAGGGCATGGACGAACAAGTGTTGATGCTTTTGCGCCAGCGAAGCGGCAGTATAGATTTGGAGAAATGGCGCGACTTGGTTGAAACGTTGAGTTCGCCTCAGTCGCATGTCACAATCGCTGTGGCGGGAAAATATGTGGGTGTTAAAGACGCATACAAATCAATAGCCGAAGCCCTGTTGCATGGAGGCGTGGCCAATAAAACAAAAGTGGAAATTCGATATGTGGATGTGGATGGACCGGATTTGGAGGAAGAGCTTTCCGGTGTTCACGGGATCCTCATCCCGGGCGGGTTTGGAGACAGGGGAATTGAAGGGAAAATAAACTCCGTTCGAATAGCTAGGGAACAAAAGATCCCATTTTTTGGAATTTGCCTCGGAATGCAAGTGGCTTGTATCGAATTTGCCCGAAATGTTTTGAATCTTAGACGAGCCAATTCCACGGAGTTCGATGCCAAAACGCCGAACCCGATTATCAGCCTTCTTGAAGAACAAAAGAAAATAAAAAATTTGGGGGGGACCATGCGTTTGGGGCTTTATCCCTGCCATTTAAACCGGGGCACATTGGCCTATTCGCTGTATGGAAAGAGTCTCATCCAAGAGCGTCACCGTCACCGTTTTGAATTCAACAACCACTACAGAAAAAATTTCGCCAAACACGGGATGCGGGTTGTGGGGGAGTTCCGGAAAAATCACTTGCCCGAAATTGTGGAATTAAAAGGTCATCCCTTTTTTATTGGTGTGCAGTTCCATCCCGAGTTTCAGTCACGTCCTCTAAAGGCGCATCCCATTTTTCAAGGATTTGTATCCGCCGCTCTCAAGAAAAGCATGGGGGGCCTTTGA
- the kdsA gene encoding 2-dehydro-3-deoxyphosphooctonate aldolase, giving the protein MSIGHPVSVGSIKFGNSLPFVLIGGPCVIESEKHTLSTALQLKKIAAGLRIPYVFKSSYDKANRSSVESFRGPGLREGLRILSRVRMELKLPVLTDVHSVEEAAEAAQFVDIIQIPAFLCRQTDLLLAAGRTGVAVNVKKGQFMSPQEMKNAISKILSTGNRKILLTERGNSFGYNNLVVDMRGLAIMKSFGFPVIYDATHSVQLPGGQGASSGGQREFILPLARAATGLGVAGLFMEIHPNPELAKSDGPNSVRLSSLKNYLSILRKLDAVSKEVKSS; this is encoded by the coding sequence ATGTCAATCGGCCACCCTGTTTCCGTTGGTTCCATTAAGTTTGGGAACTCGCTTCCTTTTGTTCTTATTGGCGGACCGTGTGTAATCGAATCAGAAAAACACACGCTTTCAACGGCGCTTCAACTTAAGAAAATTGCGGCGGGGCTTCGCATCCCCTATGTGTTTAAAAGTTCATATGACAAGGCGAACCGTTCATCGGTCGAATCCTTTCGGGGTCCAGGACTTCGGGAAGGATTAAGAATTTTATCTCGCGTTCGCATGGAGCTTAAGCTCCCGGTGTTAACCGATGTTCATTCCGTTGAAGAAGCCGCGGAGGCGGCGCAGTTTGTGGATATTATTCAGATCCCCGCCTTCCTTTGTCGTCAAACCGATTTGCTTTTGGCAGCCGGACGAACGGGTGTGGCGGTGAATGTGAAAAAAGGACAATTTATGTCGCCCCAAGAAATGAAAAATGCCATTTCCAAAATTTTATCCACAGGCAACCGTAAGATTCTTTTGACCGAACGTGGGAACTCTTTCGGCTATAACAACTTGGTGGTGGATATGCGGGGTTTGGCCATTATGAAATCCTTCGGCTTTCCTGTCATTTATGACGCCACCCATTCCGTTCAATTGCCAGGAGGTCAAGGCGCTTCGAGCGGTGGGCAACGGGAGTTCATTCTTCCATTGGCGAGGGCGGCCACGGGGCTGGGAGTGGCGGGATTGTTTATGGAAATTCATCCCAACCCAGAATTGGCCAAGTCCGACGGACCCAATTCGGTGCGTTTGAGTTCACTGAAAAATTATTTGAGTATCCTCCGAAAACTCGATGCTGTTTCTAAAGAGGTGAAAAGTTCATGA
- the kdsC gene encoding 3-deoxy-D-manno-octulosonate 8-phosphate phosphatase KdsC, translating into MPLKKAQLVKRAKIIKIIGMDVDGVLTNGDVVVRDSGEEVKAWNAKDRLCLALIRDRGVPLEFAWITGRSSKTVESNANDLGIQHLVQKCSTKKEAFEKILKSRGVSFEEAAYIGDDLIDIPVMRAVGFSACPADAVPDVLKRSHYVSSLEGGRGAVRDILEFILKAQGRWDGLIASFLQ; encoded by the coding sequence ATGCCTTTGAAAAAAGCTCAATTGGTGAAACGCGCAAAGATAATAAAAATCATAGGGATGGACGTTGATGGCGTTTTAACCAATGGCGATGTGGTGGTTCGCGATTCTGGAGAAGAAGTTAAGGCTTGGAACGCCAAAGACCGTTTGTGCCTGGCGCTTATCCGAGACAGGGGGGTGCCGTTGGAATTTGCCTGGATCACCGGGCGGTCATCTAAAACAGTTGAATCCAACGCGAATGATTTGGGGATTCAACATTTGGTTCAAAAATGTTCGACCAAAAAGGAAGCATTTGAAAAAATCCTTAAATCACGAGGGGTGTCATTTGAGGAAGCCGCCTATATTGGAGATGACCTCATTGATATTCCAGTCATGCGAGCCGTGGGTTTTTCCGCTTGTCCCGCCGATGCAGTGCCCGATGTGCTCAAACGATCCCATTACGTTTCATCCTTGGAAGGAGGGCGCGGGGCGGTTCGAGACATTCTTGAATTTATTTTGAAAGCGCAGGGTCGATGGGACGGGTTGATCGCCTCTTTTTTACAGTAA
- the lptC gene encoding Lipopolysaccharide export system protein LptC: MGRVDRLFFTVIIFSLGVGCHSTPQPKKETDSTAMSKGHEPSDLRMTGMHVQSYEQAGLDWEVIAPYGEVFSKRNLMRLKSLAVQLFDAGQKSTDISAEQGIMYSNTMLGPPKENTQTFWGVDLEPGDMFLVGNVVMVSTDGTKMSTDWAHYHKKTDLITSTAPVKVLRADSITYGVGMEATADLSSVHIFNETLVIPD; the protein is encoded by the coding sequence ATGGGACGGGTTGATCGCCTCTTTTTTACAGTAATTATTTTTTCGTTGGGAGTGGGTTGCCATTCGACTCCTCAGCCGAAAAAAGAAACCGATTCCACCGCCATGTCAAAAGGACATGAGCCTTCTGATTTGCGGATGACGGGAATGCATGTTCAGTCCTATGAACAGGCCGGTTTGGATTGGGAAGTGATCGCCCCTTATGGGGAAGTTTTTAGCAAGCGGAATTTAATGAGACTCAAGTCGTTGGCTGTTCAATTGTTTGATGCGGGTCAAAAATCCACTGACATATCTGCCGAGCAAGGCATCATGTATTCCAATACGATGCTGGGACCGCCAAAAGAGAATACGCAAACTTTTTGGGGGGTTGACCTTGAGCCGGGGGATATGTTTTTGGTTGGCAATGTGGTGATGGTGTCGACCGATGGAACGAAAATGTCGACCGATTGGGCTCATTACCACAAAAAAACTGATTTGATTACTTCCACCGCTCCCGTCAAAGTTTTGAGGGCTGATTCGATTACCTATGGTGTGGGGATGGAGGCCACCGCCGATTTGTCAAGCGTTCATATTTTCAATGAAACACTCGTTATCCCCGATTAA
- the lptB_1 gene encoding Lipopolysaccharide export system ATP-binding protein LptB: protein MSLVAKKLEKKYGSRQVVKGISLEVSPGQIVGLLGPNGAGKTTTFYMIVGLVQADAGTVTMNGINLTKMAMYQRARSGIGYLSQEPSIFRQLSVEDNLRAILEHQPGSKSDKETRIDVLLEEFGLTKLRKQMAVTLSGGEKRRCEIARALTTNPEILLLDEPFVGIDPITVADIQSMLQALKKRGLGILISDHNVQATLEIVDRASIVYDGGILTEGSSEKLLTDPEARRVYLGEKFKI from the coding sequence ATGAGCCTGGTCGCAAAGAAATTGGAAAAAAAATACGGCAGTCGACAAGTCGTAAAGGGAATTTCCCTTGAGGTATCCCCTGGTCAAATTGTGGGGCTTTTGGGCCCCAACGGGGCCGGGAAAACCACCACGTTCTATATGATCGTCGGTTTGGTTCAAGCCGATGCGGGGACAGTGACCATGAATGGGATCAACCTCACCAAAATGGCCATGTATCAACGGGCCCGGTCGGGAATCGGCTATTTATCTCAAGAGCCTTCCATCTTTCGCCAATTGAGTGTGGAGGATAATCTGCGAGCCATCCTGGAGCATCAGCCGGGTTCAAAATCAGATAAAGAAACCAGAATTGATGTCTTGTTGGAAGAATTCGGTTTAACCAAATTACGCAAACAAATGGCGGTAACTTTATCTGGTGGTGAAAAAAGACGTTGTGAGATCGCTCGGGCTCTCACCACCAACCCCGAAATTCTTTTATTGGATGAACCTTTCGTTGGTATTGATCCGATCACAGTGGCCGATATTCAGAGTATGTTGCAGGCTTTGAAAAAACGAGGTTTGGGAATTCTTATTTCTGACCACAATGTTCAGGCCACACTGGAAATTGTGGACCGGGCCAGCATCGTATATGACGGCGGTATTTTAACTGAAGGTTCTTCTGAAAAATTGTTAACAGATCCAGAAGCTCGGCGAGTTTACCTTGGCGAAAAATTTAAAATTTAA